A region of the Kribbella sp. NBC_01245 genome:
GTGTTGCGCGAGGTGCTCGACATCTTCCCCGGCCCGTATATCCACCTCGGTGGTGACGAGTGCCCGGCCGACCAGTGGCGCGAGTCCGAGGCGGCGCAGGCGAAGCAGGCCGAGCTCGGGCTCACCGACGCGGCCCAGTTGCAGGGCTGGTTCACCGCGCAAGTGTCGTCGGTGCTCGCGGAGGACGGCCGCCGCCTGGTCGGCTGGGACGAGATGGTCGAGACCGACTGCCCGAAGGACGCCGTGATCATGGCCTGGCGTGGTGCCGACCGTGGCGAGATCGCGGCCAAGGCCGGGCACGACGTGGTGATGGCCCCGCACGAGTCGGTCTACTTCGACTACTACCAGGCCGACCCCGAGACCGAGCCGCTCGCCATCGGTCACTTCACGCCGCTGGAGAAGGTGTACGACTTCGAGGTGGTCCCGGCCGGGCTCACCGCCGAGGAAGCGGCCCGCATCATCGGCACCCAGTGCCAGGTCTGGACCGAGTACATGGAAGACGAGGACCGCGTCGGCTACATGCTCTTCCCCCGCATGTCCGCCTTCGCCGAAAAAGCCTGGGGCTCCCCGAAAACCCCCTTCCCCGACTTCCTCGCCCGCCTCCAAATCCACCTCCCCCGCCTAACCGCCCTAGGCCTAAACCACCGCCCCCTCGACTAACCTCACCCGGCTTACCTTCCTCGCAACCCTCTCGCGAGGTGCCTTGTCGTGTTTGCACGCGCGCGACACAACAAGGCATTTCGCGGAAGGGTTATCCGGCTCTACTGCCGCATCTGTGGGTCACCAACACCGCCAACGCCAACGACAGTCGGACGCGAAATGCGCCTCCTGTGGACAACCTTTCCGCGAGTGGTCATCCCTGAAGGGGTGGGGTTGTGCAAGGGGCTGGTGGGTGCGTGTTTTGTGGGGTTCCGGTCGGGTTTTGGGCAGCGTGGTGTGCGGCCGGGGTCAGGGCCGGCCGGAGGCCGCCCGGAGGGCTTGGTCTTGACGCTGGTCGTAGACCATCGCCAGCCTTGCTGTGACCGGAATGCCGGTATAGGGGTTGTGGGTCGGTTCTCCATCCCTTGTCTTGTGCAAGGGTCCGGCAGGTCGGGTTGCTCGACTGCCCTGTCATCCCTTCGCCCCGCAGGTCTTGGGGGCATGGAGTGGTTCGGCCCGCAGCGCGCGAGGTCAATCACGTACAACGACCGTGCCCTGGATCACCGGTTCGGGATCGGGAGGTCTGACCACTCAACGACCCTGCGTGCGCTGCGGTCGAGCTACTCATACCGGGTCCTGGCAGCGGGCCAGCGCACGGATCTCGTGGTCGCGCAGCCCGTAATAGACCAGGGTGAGTAGTTTGCGGGCCGCGGCGACCTTGGCGATGTTGGTACCGCGGCGTTGCTCGATGCGGTGCCGGTCGGCAGCGATCTTGGCCACGGTGGCGTGCTGCACGGCCTCCACCGCTGCCCACCGCACCAGCCGGGAGCCCTGCTTGCTGATGTGACCGCGGTGAACGGTCGTGTCGGACTCACGATGCCGCGGGGTCAACCCTGCCCAGCTGGCCAGCGCGGCGGCGTTGGCGAACCGGTGCACATCACCGATCTCGACCACGAACACGGCCGCGAACGTCGGCCCGACACCAGGCAACTGCTGAATCACCCGATACCCCTCATCACCGGCCAGCCGGGCCGCAATCAACGCCGCGAACCGGGCCTCTTCCCGATCAAGATGATCGATCAGATCCAGCAGCGACCCGACCCGGACCGCATACGCCGCCGGCAACCGGCACCCCGCCAGCCATTCGCGCCCGGCGACACCGAACAGGTCACTCACCCTCGCCCCGAGACCATTCTTGGCCAGCACCGCATGAACCTGCGCCTTCAACCCCGACCGGACCTTCACCAGCTTGGCCCGATACCGCACCAGCTCCCGCACCTCCCGCACCGGCGGCGGCGCGATCCACGCCTGCGGCAACCGCCCCATCCGCAACAAATCCGCCAGATCGAACGCGTCCCGGACATCGTTTTTCACCCGCCGGTACCTGAACCCTTTCACCCCCAGCGGATGCGCCAAATACACCTCCGCACCCGCCGCCCGCAGCTCGTCCACCGCCCAGTACCAGCCATACGTGGCCTCGACCACGACCCGCGGCACCGGACCCGCCAACCCGATCTGCTCGCGCAACACCTCACGGTCATTCACAATCCGGACCCACCCCAACGACTCACCAGACTCAGACTGACGAGCAATCACCGAACGCCGCCGATGCAGATCAATACCCACAACCTGCCGACCGTCGTACTCTGCACACATAAGGGGCCTCCTTCCCCACTCGTGCAAAACCTGCACACCGAGCATCACTCGGAAACCACGACGGGCGGGAGGCCCCGCCCCTTCATCGCATCACGTCATGACGCGACCACTCGCGGAAGAGTTGTCCCCAAAAGTCGTGAACGCTGTGCGGATTTGCGGACGCCCAGGTCCACGCGGTGGCCGTCTTCGTCCCGGCTGGGCCTGTTTCGCGATATCGCGTGGACCTGGCGGTCCGCGCGCGACCACCAGTGCAGGTCGACGGGCCGGCCAAACTCGGAGCGGATAGCCTGGCCGGCCGCCTCCCGCTTGCCACGCCTCGAACCGCTGCCGATCCGTGGGGGTGCGCACGCGGTAGCGTCGGGTGGGTCGAGGAACGGGGTGTGGGATGAGTGTGGTTGGGCCGTTGGATGCGATGTTTTTGGTGGGGGAGTCGCGGGAGCATCCGATGCACGTTGGTGGGTTGATGGTGTTCGACCTGCCGGAGGGGGCGGGGCGGGACCACTTGGCGCGGTTGTATCGGGAGATGGTGGATCCGGGGCTGGCGGTGAATCCGATGTTCGGGCGGCGGATGCGGCACAGCCTGGGCAATCTCGGGTATTGGTCGTGGCAGCAGGATGACGAGATCGATCTGGAGTACCACGTCCGGCTGTCGGCGCTGGCGCGTCCCGGCCGGGTGCGGGAGTTGTTCGAGCTGACGTCCCGGTTGCATGGGACCTTGCTCGATCGGCATCGGCCGTTGTGGGAGATGCACCTGATCGAAGGCGTGCAGGGACGGCGGTTCGCGGTCTACAGCAAGGTCCACCACGCCATGCTCGACGGCGTCAGCGCCCTTCGCTGGATGCAGGCGACGCTGACCGATGACCCTGCTCGCCGGCACATGCCCGCCACGTACGCGTTGCCCTCCCGTAAGAACGACGCGGCGCAAGCAGAAAGCCTGGTCAACGCCATCGCGAAGGCTGGTGGCGGTATCGGCCGGGCGTTGACCGATCTCGCCGGGCTAACGCCGACCGGCCTGCGCGGGTTGGCGCACACACTGCGAGCGGAACATGCGGCCGTCGCGTTCCAGGCACCGAAGACGATCTTCAACCGGCCGATCACCGGTGCCCGGCGATTCGCCGCACAGTCTCGGCCGATCGAGCGGCTCTCCGCCGTACGTGCGAGCACCGGCGCCACCCTCAACGACGTCATGCTCGCCATGTGCGCAGGGGCCCTGCGCAACTATCTGCTCGACCTCAATGCCCTTCCGGATAAGGCGTTGACGGCGATGGTGCCGGTCTCGATACGTGGTCCCGGCGACACGTCGGAGGGCGGGAACTCGCTGGCCACCCTGTGGTGTGACCTGGCCACCGACGAGCCCGACCCGGAACGGCGGATGCGCCGCGTCAGCGAGTCGACCAAGTACGCGAAGGGTGTGCTGTCACAGCTCACACCCCTTCAAAACTTGATGATCGGCGCCTTCGGCCTGGGTTCGGCGGGCCTCGGCGCGGTCATGCCCGGAGTGGCGGGACGGACTCCTCCGCCGTACAACCTGGTGATCTCGAACGTGCCCGGTCCGGTCGACGAAACCCTTTACTGGAACGGCGCTCGCCTCCGCGGGCTGTACCCGGCGTCGATCGTGCTGAATGGCCAAGCCCTCAACATCAGCGTGACCAGCTACGACCAGCAGTTGCACTTCGGCCTGGTCGGCTGCCGCCGGAGCGTCCCGCATCTCCAACGACTGCTGACACATCTCGAAACTTCGCTGACCGAGCTCGAACGGCTTTAGTTGCCTTCGGCAACACGTGGGGCAATGGCCGAAGCGAAGAAGACGGTGATGGCGCAGAGCACGATCGGCAGGATGAAGGCGATGTTCAACGGCATCCAGTGCGCCAGCCCACCGATCAGCGCCGGGCCGGCGAGCAACCCGACATACCCGAGACCGACGACTCGCGCCATCAATGCGCCCGACGCCCGCGTATCGAGATTCCCCGCGGCGGTGAAGAGCTGCGGTACGCCGCCCGCGAGGCCAAGCCCGAACAGCGCCCAGCCGATCAACGCGAGTGGCACGTACGGCGAGACCACCACGATGGTCAGACCGAAAGCCGCGAGCGCCGCGCCGTACCGGATGATCGCGACCGGGCCGACCAGCGCCGCCACGCGGTCGGTGGCGAACCGGCCGATCGTCATCGCGACGGCGAACGACCCGTACGCGAAGGCGGCCGTGCTGGTCGAGGTACCGAGAACGTCCTTGAACTGCAAGGCGGCCCAGTCGTTCGCGACGCCTTCCGCCAGCATCAGCGCGAAGGCCAGCCCGCCGAGCAGCCAGACCAGTCGCGCCGGGGGAGCGGACCGCGCGGGCTCATCCTCTTCGGGGAGCGCGTCGGGATGGGCGGGCTCGATGAGGTAGCGGGCGGCGATCAACGACACCACCACGCTGAGCGTCCCGCACAGACTGAGCGAGACGGCTGTCGGTACGCCGGTCCGGAGCGCGGCGGCTCCGATCACGGCCGCGATGGCTCCACCGATCGACCACATCGCGTGGAATGCGGCCATGATCGGCCGGGGATAGGCCCGTTCGACCACGACTGCCTGCGCGTTCATCCCGACATCGAGCGAGCCGTTACTGAAGCCGAACACCGCCAGCGCGAGGCCGAGCGTCCACCACGAATCCGCGAGCCCCGGGCCGAAGAGCGACAACCCCATCAACACCCCAGCTGCCGGGACCAACCGGCGTTGGCCAAAGCGGTCGTTGAGCGGCCCGGCCACCTGCATCCCCAGGAAGGCGGCACCACCCAGGATCAGCAGCAAGAGCCCGAGCGTGCTGTGCGTGATACCGGTTGCGTGCTCGACGTTCGGGATGTGCACGACCCACAGGCCGACGGCGAACCCGTTCAAGCCGAAGAACACCCAAGTCGCGACCCGCGCCGCCACCGGCCGTTCGGTCGTCGCGATAGCTGGCGGTGCAGCCGTCATCGGGTACTACCTTCCTCAGAGGTCGTGACGACGTGAACGCCGCGCTCGGCGAGGGCCGCGCGCTGCTCGGCGGGCGCGGACTCGTCAGTGATCAGTACGTCGGGCCGGTCCGCCGCGCAAACGAACGCGAGCGCCGTACGGTCCCATTTCGCGCCATCGGCCATCACGATCGAGCGATCCGAAACGGCGAAGGCCTGCTGCTTGACCTCGGCGTCTTCCAGATCGAACGCGGTCATCCCGGCGGTCAGGCTTAGGGCGCACGGACTGAGTACGGCGACGTCGAACCGCAGCGCGTTGAGCGACGCGAGGGTCAACGGACCGACCATGGCCAGCTCACCCCGGCGCGGCTCGCCACCGGGCAGGATCAGCCGGGCCCTCGGGGCGTCGATCAGCGCCTGGGCCGCGTGGAACGAGAGCGGCATGACCGTCACCAGCCGGCCGCGGAGCAGCCGGGCGATCTCGAGCGCCGTCGTGCCGCTGTCGAGCACGATGGTCTCGCCGTCGTGGATGAGGTCCACCGTCGCGGCCGCGATCGCCTTCTTGGCCTCGGTCGAGGCGGTCGAGCGGGCGCCGAACGGCGGCTCGACGCCGGCCGGTGATGCCGGTACGGCGCCGCCGTGAACGCGCCGGACGATGCCTTCCGCCGCGAGCAGATCCAGGTCGCGGCGAATCGTCATCTCGGAGGTGCCGATCGCCTCGGCCAGGTCGGTGACGCTCACCCGGCTGGCGGCGCGCACTTGCTCGACGATGATCCGTTGGCGTTCGGCACTCTTCACGCGGGAGAACCTAACAAGATCTTGCTCGGTCTCACAAGTTTGTTGTTCGAATGAACGTCCTGGGGTTGGGGTGGTTGGGCGTGGGGTGAGGTTGGGGGAAGGATTCTGGTGGTTGGGCGAAGGGTGGGTGGTTGGTGGGCACCCGTCCCCCTGAGTCTTGCGAATTGTCTGGTGGACCCGGGCCGCGTCAAGGGTTTCATCGGCTAGCGCCGACGCTAACGCGCCCTTGACCCGGCCCGGGTCCACCAAGTACGGCGGGCTAGCCAGGGGGACGGTTGAAGTCTGACCGATTGCGTCCGCTATTCCGTGCGCAGCTGGCAAGCGTTCCTTCTTCTTACGTACGGGCTGGCCATTTTTCGGCACCTCGCCGCCACAACTCACGACTTGCCGCCACATGCTCGCCCGTTTTGCGCCGGCGGTCCCCGACGCCCCGAAATCGTGGGTTATCCCTGAACTCCTGGGTTCGCGTACTAAATAACCGGCCCGGAACCCGGAATCTCAGACGTTAACCCCCGAGATTCCGGGTTAACCCCTCCGATCACGGGGGTTAACCCATAACCGCGGGGATTAACCCCTCCACCGGCAGGCGTCGCACGACACCGGCAGGCGCGCGCCGATATCGGGATGAGCTGCTCCCCATTCCGGGGGTCGGCATCCGGAATGGGGGGTCGACCCTCGAAATTTGGCGAGTCCACCTCCCATTCCGAGGGTCGACCCTCGGAATAGGGGCGTCGGCACGGGGCGCAGGCCGGGGTGACGGCGACGGCGGCGGCGATGACGATGGCGATGGCGGTGGCGGTGGGAGTGGCTGGCCATCGGCGAGGTGGGTTACCACCGCGGAATCCGAGGTGGTAACCACCCGCACGATGGCTACCGCTCACCGTGGCTATCACTCGCCAGGCGAATGCCGTCCGCAGCAGCCAGCCATTCCAGAACGGGAAGGCGCGACCATTCGTGAAAGGGAAGGCGGGTAGCAAACGGTCAGACTTCACCCGTCCCCCTGAATAGCCCGCCGTACTTGGTGGAGCCGGGTCGGGTCAAGGGCGCGTTAGCGTCACCGGCAGGTGATGAAGCCCTTGACGCGGCCCGGGTCCACCAGACAATTCGCAAGACTCAGGGGGACGGGTGCCCGCCAACACATCCCGTACGAAGAACCAACCCGCACACCTCAGAACCAACCCAGCCCAGGAACCAACCCAGCCCAGGAACCAACCCAGCCCAGGACCAACCCTGGCGCAAACCTCAGAGGCGAACGATTCCCGTAGGCGTCTGGAACACGGCGGCCACGAGCCCAGGCTGGCCGTTCGGCCCGACCCACGCCACGTCCAGGTCGTCCAGCAGATGGTCAGCCGGATGTCCGATCCACTCGGTCACGCGGGCCGGATCGCCGGCGATCTCGAGCGCGTTCAGCCGGATGTCCTTGCCGCCGATCGACGGGTGCTGGCCTTCGTCGTCCCACTTGATGAAGAACGGCAGTTGCGGGTCGGCCATCAGACCCTTGACGCCGATCTGCCGCCAGGTGATGTTCACGCCATCCGGACGATGCCGGTTACCCGGTACGGCCTCGCGGCCGAGGCGCTGCTCCATCCGGGCCATGTCGCGGACGCAGACGACCCAGCCGAGCCAGCCGCCGCCCATCTCCTTGCGGGCGCGCACGGCGTGGCCGAACGGCGCCTTGTCGGAGGCGGGGTGGTCGAGCACGTCGACGACCTCGATGTACCGGTCGTTCTCCAGCGGCAGCACGAAGTTGACCGTGCCGAATCGCGGGTGGATACCGCCGTCGACGAACTCGGCGCCGAGCAAGGCGGACAGGCGCTCGACCGTGGCATGGACACCGTCGGGTCCGGCGGCGTACGAGAGATGATCAAGTCGCATGCCGCCATTGTGGTCCCCGGCGTCGGCGCCCGCAGAATTAGGGTGTCATAACCTCGGTCGTCGCCGGGTGCTCCAGCAGTGGCCGGCCAGTGGCCAGGTAGTTGCGGCAGATGCCCTCGAGAATCGCGTACGCCGCGTCGCCCATGAGCGTCTGCAGCTCGACCCGGCTGGACTCGAAAACGGCCTCGACGCCGACGTGCGCCTCGGTGTTGCCGGTGCAGTACCAGTCGAGGTCCGCGCCACCCGGACCCCAGCCGCGCCGGTCGTACTCCCCGATCCCGACCTCCGTGTACGACGAACCGTCCGGGCGCTCGACCTCGCGGAAGGTGCGGCGGATCGGCAGCTGCCAGCACACGTCCGGCTTGGTCTCGACGAAGTGCACGCCCTTCTTCAGCGCGAGCCCGTGCAGCGCGCAACCGGCGCCGCCTTCGAAGCCCGGGCGGTTGAGGAAGATGCAGGCGCCGTCGAAGACGCGGGTCTTGCGGTCGCCGTCGTCATCGGTCTCGACCCAGCCGTTGGTCTTGCCTTCCTTGCGGAACTGCCAGTCCTCCTTGCCGAGCAGCTTCACCCAGGTCTTGACGCGCTTCTCGTCGTCATCGTCGGAGAAGTGGGCGCCCAGCGTGCAGCAGCCGTCGTTCGGACGGCCTTTGT
Encoded here:
- a CDS encoding MFS transporter, yielding MTAAPPAIATTERPVAARVATWVFFGLNGFAVGLWVVHIPNVEHATGITHSTLGLLLLILGGAAFLGMQVAGPLNDRFGQRRLVPAAGVLMGLSLFGPGLADSWWTLGLALAVFGFSNGSLDVGMNAQAVVVERAYPRPIMAAFHAMWSIGGAIAAVIGAAALRTGVPTAVSLSLCGTLSVVVSLIAARYLIEPAHPDALPEEDEPARSAPPARLVWLLGGLAFALMLAEGVANDWAALQFKDVLGTSTSTAAFAYGSFAVAMTIGRFATDRVAALVGPVAIIRYGAALAAFGLTIVVVSPYVPLALIGWALFGLGLAGGVPQLFTAAGNLDTRASGALMARVVGLGYVGLLAGPALIGGLAHWMPLNIAFILPIVLCAITVFFASAIAPRVAEGN
- a CDS encoding VOC family protein, coding for MRLDHLSYAAGPDGVHATVERLSALLGAEFVDGGIHPRFGTVNFVLPLENDRYIEVVDVLDHPASDKAPFGHAVRARKEMGGGWLGWVVCVRDMARMEQRLGREAVPGNRHRPDGVNITWRQIGVKGLMADPQLPFFIKWDDEGQHPSIGGKDIRLNALEIAGDPARVTEWIGHPADHLLDDLDVAWVGPNGQPGLVAAVFQTPTGIVRL
- a CDS encoding IS110 family transposase, which translates into the protein MLGVQVLHEWGRRPLMCAEYDGRQVVGIDLHRRRSVIARQSESGESLGWVRIVNDREVLREQIGLAGPVPRVVVEATYGWYWAVDELRAAGAEVYLAHPLGVKGFRYRRVKNDVRDAFDLADLLRMGRLPQAWIAPPPVREVRELVRYRAKLVKVRSGLKAQVHAVLAKNGLGARVSDLFGVAGREWLAGCRLPAAYAVRVGSLLDLIDHLDREEARFAALIAARLAGDEGYRVIQQLPGVGPTFAAVFVVEIGDVHRFANAAALASWAGLTPRHRESDTTVHRGHISKQGSRLVRWAAVEAVQHATVAKIAADRHRIEQRRGTNIAKVAAARKLLTLVYYGLRDHEIRALARCQDPV
- a CDS encoding DeoR/GlpR family DNA-binding transcription regulator, whose translation is MKSAERQRIIVEQVRAASRVSVTDLAEAIGTSEMTIRRDLDLLAAEGIVRRVHGGAVPASPAGVEPPFGARSTASTEAKKAIAAATVDLIHDGETIVLDSGTTALEIARLLRGRLVTVMPLSFHAAQALIDAPRARLILPGGEPRRGELAMVGPLTLASLNALRFDVAVLSPCALSLTAGMTAFDLEDAEVKQQAFAVSDRSIVMADGAKWDRTALAFVCAADRPDVLITDESAPAEQRAALAERGVHVVTTSEEGSTR
- a CDS encoding WS/DGAT/MGAT family O-acyltransferase, which translates into the protein MSVVGPLDAMFLVGESREHPMHVGGLMVFDLPEGAGRDHLARLYREMVDPGLAVNPMFGRRMRHSLGNLGYWSWQQDDEIDLEYHVRLSALARPGRVRELFELTSRLHGTLLDRHRPLWEMHLIEGVQGRRFAVYSKVHHAMLDGVSALRWMQATLTDDPARRHMPATYALPSRKNDAAQAESLVNAIAKAGGGIGRALTDLAGLTPTGLRGLAHTLRAEHAAVAFQAPKTIFNRPITGARRFAAQSRPIERLSAVRASTGATLNDVMLAMCAGALRNYLLDLNALPDKALTAMVPVSIRGPGDTSEGGNSLATLWCDLATDEPDPERRMRRVSESTKYAKGVLSQLTPLQNLMIGAFGLGSAGLGAVMPGVAGRTPPPYNLVISNVPGPVDETLYWNGARLRGLYPASIVLNGQALNISVTSYDQQLHFGLVGCRRSVPHLQRLLTHLETSLTELERL